Proteins encoded within one genomic window of Arachis ipaensis cultivar K30076 chromosome B08, Araip1.1, whole genome shotgun sequence:
- the LOC110265274 gene encoding uncharacterized protein LOC110265274 produces the protein MLENKEKNLHRVPRIAHHHNIKMMSALHRRCIVIREKNGRVFLYNVVGVKRNILASSKRLSPPPFDGDFDEGPEYLTKVMDRNRDGIMLSLRDEKGFREIIRSRGEFSNPPHPPALSLSPRFTAITRSPPSPRLSPDGTLASRRSPLVVPRVLVASGVAPSASYSARPPSLHPTPGVLHCSRLASFPAAVLPGECSRLAAPPSLPRLSSTGVAACTDCWILPLQQQSTWKKKIKIDNCREKTAK, from the exons atgctagaaaataaagaaaagaacctACATCGTGTTCCTCGAATAGCCCATCACCACAATATCAAAATGATGTCAGCTCTTCATCGTCGCTGCATTGTCAT aagggagaagaatggAAGAGTCTTCCTATATAACGTCGTTGGTGTGAAACGTAACATTTTGGCCTCTTCAAAAC GATTGTCTCCGCCTCCTTTTGATGGAGACTTTGATGAAGGGCCAGAATATCTTACCAAAGTGATGGATAGGAATCGCGATGGGATTATGCTTTCGTTAAGAGACGAAAAGGGATTTCGTGAAATTATTAGGAGTCGTGGTGAA TTCAGTAACCCACCCCACCCCCCAGCTCTCTCACTCTCACCACGGTTCACCGCCATCACACGCTCGCCTCCGTCGCCGCGCCTCTCGCCGGACGGGACGCTTGCGTCTCGCCGTTCTCCGCTCGTCGTCCCTCGCGTGCTGGTAGCCAGCGGTGTTGCTCCCTCTGCCTCGTATTCTGCTCGTCCACCATCACTGCACCCAACGCCTGGTGTGCTCCACTGCTCGCGTCTTGCCTCTTTTCCTGCAGCTGTGCTTCCTGGTGAGTGCTCGCGTCTCGCCGCGCCTCCGTCCCTCCCTCGCCTTTCTTCCACGGGTGTTGCTGCCTGCACTGACTGCTGGATTCTGCCGCTGCAACAACAATCAACATG